The Mesorhizobium sp. B2-8-5 genome segment TCGGGCCTTCGACGCCGCTGGTGATCCGCGGCGGCGCCCCGGTGCTCGGCTGGGCGCCGCAGACGCTGCCGACGCCGGGCGACGCCTTGGCTGAACGCGTGCTCGACCTCTACAACCATCGCGATCCTGTGCTGGCGGCAGCTCTGCAGAAAGGGCTCGACGCCGACCGGATGGCGCTGGGCGATCAGCTCGACGGCAAGACGATGAAGCCAAAGGGCGGCCTCGACAATGCCGTCGGCATGCGGCAATCGGCGCAAGGCGCGGCGCGGCTGATGGCGGCCGATGACGGGCCTCGCATCGCCGCGCTCGCCTTCGACGGCTGGGACACGCATGTCAACGAAGGCGGCGCCACAGGGCGGCTCGCCAATCTGCTCGGCGGCCTCGACGGCGCCTTCGAGGAATTCGAGAAGGGGCTTGGCGAGCGTTGGCGCGACACGGCTGTCGTCGCCATCACCGAATTCGGCCGCACGGCCCGCATCAACGGCACGGTTGGCACCGACCACGGCACCGGCACGGTGGTGCTGCTCGCCGGCGGCGCGATCAAGGGCGGTCGCGTCATCGCCGACTGGCCGGGACTTAAGCCGGCGCAGCTCTACGAAGGCCGCGACCTGGCGCCGACCAGCGATGTGCGCGCGGTGCTGAAGGGTCTGCTTGCCGACCAGTTCGGGCTGTCGGCGGCGGTGCTTGGCGACAAGGTGTTTCCAGAGTCGGCGGCGGTGAAGCCGATGCGGGATCTGGTGGCGTGAGTCGTGAGTTTGCGGTCAGCGATAGGCTGGCGGCGCCAGTCAGTTCGTCATCCACGGGCGGAGCGGGAGCGAAGCGGACGCGGAGACCCGAGGATCCATTCCGTGACTTTGATCGTGGGTGCTGCGGAGCAGAATTCTGAACCGTGGCAACGCCTGAACGTCACGGAATGGATCCTCGGGTCTGCGCTGCGTCGCTTCGCTCCTTGCTCCGCCCGTGGATGACGAGGCTGAGGAGCCTCGGCCAATCACCAACGCTGGCGCGACGTTCCACCGACATGACCCTCGCGCATGTAACTCAACAAAAAACGCCCGCGCCGTTGCCAGCGCGGGCATCGACCGCGATCCTCTCGACGGATCATCAGTTCCAATAGCCGGGGTGCCAGCGGTGGTGCGCCCAGAACCCGGGATGCCAATGGCGCACCGGCCGGATGAACCGGCGGCCGTTGGGCACGCAATTGCCCCAACGGCTCGCGTGCCAGCCGGGACCGCAGCGCCAGCCGACCGTTTCGATCGGCAGCGGCGAAGCACCTGGCTTGGCCATCGGCATCGCCTGCGAGCCGACGCCGGACAGCATCAACGTGCCGGCGGCAATGGCGATGGGTAGAAAATACTTTGCGAACATGCGTTGTCTCCGTGATTCATCCATACCGCCGTGAAACGGAGGACAGGGCCGAATTCCGTCGGAGCGGTGCGGATCACGTCTTCGTTAGCGGGCGGCGCCTTCGTTGAGTGTCGCCACCGTCTTCAACGCGCCGTCCAGCATGTCGCCTTTCTCGTCTTTCAGCGCCGCCTCGCGCAGGCGGCGGATCCAGTCGGCGGCGTCTTCGCGGCCCTTGAGCATCGGCAGCGCCGACAGCACGCGGTCGAATTTCGACTGGGCGCGGGCATGGGTGTCGCTGTAGCCCTTGATCAGTCGGCGGCAGTTCAAGATTTCGACTCCGAGCGCATAGTCTTCACGTGCCTTGCCTAGCGCCAGATCGTACCAGCGCTCCAGATGCTCGACCTCGACCCTGTGGCGCAGCAGGCGGCGGCGCCAGCGGCGCAGGCCGCCGATGAACCACAGCATGGCGAAGCCGGTGAAACTGTCGGTGCGGATGTGGCGGCCGCGATTGATGCGGCGGTCGAGAAAAGCGGCGAGCTTGGGCCGGCTCTCAATGTAGCTTCCGAGCCCTGCCGGCAGCGTGCCGCAGAATTCCTCGATGCGCGGATGGAAATATTCGGTGACCTGCAGCACCGAGCCTTCCTTGACGCCGACCTCCTTGCGCACCCGCTTGTCTCGCGTCGAGCGTGTCTTCAAATCCGCGACGCGGATCATGTCGTCATAGCACATGGCGTTGGCAAGGTGCTTTGCCGCGGCGATCGACAGCGTGTAGCCGCGCTCCGCATTGTCCAGCGCCACCGCCTTGTCCAGCCGGTCGAGATACTCGCCGCCATAGGCGATGCCCTGGTAATCGACGACCTTCTTCAGCCCGCGCTCGGCCATGTCGCGCACGGGTTCCGGGAGCAATGCCACGCGACCGGCAAGCTCCTGCCACCCCTTGAGGAGGGTTTCCGGTCCGCTGACCTTCGCCGTCGACTTGGGCTGGGCAACGGCATGCTCCCCCGCCGCCTTTTCGCCGGCGGCCGCTGCCGCGATCCCGCGCGCGCGATCGTAGGCCGCGCCAAAGGCCGCGAGGCTCGGCTTGACACCGCGGCCGCCGGCGCCGATCGCCTGCTCGTAAGTTTCGCGGGTGAAGGGCAGCGCGTCGGAGCCGGCCAGCGCGCCAAGCAGGCTGGCCGAGATCATGGTGCCGTTGTCGGCGGCGATCTTCTCCATGTCGAAGGCGATGAAGCGCTTCGCCGCCGCTTGCGCCGTCGCATGCACCTTTTCCGACGAGGCGCGGCCGTCGCCCGGCTCGATCTTTTCCGAGACGGCGGCGATGCGGTGCGAGGACGTAATCAGCGTCGTGCGCTCGGGCGTGACGAAACCGCGGATGATGGCGCGGCCGGCTTCCATCAGCTCGGCGGCGATCAATATGTCGACGTCACCCTGCGAGGGCGACAGCGCGAAGACCGGCAGGCGGCCGGTGTCGCGGGCCATCTCAATGTAATAGATCGTGGCGCCGGTGCGCTGGGCGACACCGGCCACGGAGGTCGATTGGGCGATATAGCCGTTGCGCTCGGCGACGTCGGTGATCCAGTCGGCAAGCACGCCGCCGCCCTGGCCGCCGACCGCGAGCACGGCGAGTTTTATCACCCGCTCGTCGTCATACGCGCCCGCCTTCGGGCGCAGGGGAGAAGCCTGGTCAAGCATCGGCGAACGTCAAGCGGCGGCTTTCACGGCGGCGCTGCAACAGCCCGATCACGGCGCGGCGCGCGCCTTCCAGGAAACGGTCCCAGCGGCCGGGATTGTGGACGACGTCGGCGCGGTAGAAGGACGGGCAAAGCACGGCCGCATCCGCCACCTCGCCGCAATTGCCGCAGCCGACGCAATTCTGGTCGATCGAGGCGACCGGATCGTCGCGCAGCGGATCGTCGAGCGACTTGACCGACAGTGACGGGCAGCCGGACAGCCGCATGCAGGCGTGGTCGCCGGTGCAGATGTCCTCGTCAACGCCGAATTTCGGCTTCACCACGCGCTCGCCGCCCTTGATCGCCTTGTCGACCAGCGGCTTCTCGCGGCGCTGGCGATTAAGCATGCATTCGGACGAGGCGACGATGACCTTCGGCCCCTTTTCCTCGGTGGTCAGCGCCTCGCGCAACGCGGCTTGCATCTTGCCGACATCATAGGTGCGGTCGATGTGGCGCAGCCATTTGACGCCCATGCCCTTCACCGCTTCATCGATCGGATGCTTGGTCGACTTGGTGCGGTTGTTGGCGCGCGAGGACAGGATGTCCTGGCCGCCGGTGGCGGCCGAGTAGAAATTGTCGACGATGACGATGACGCCGTCATTCTTGTTGAACACCGCATTGCCGATCGAGGAGGTGAGGCCGTTGTGCCAGAAGCCGCCGTCGCCGACGAAGGAGATCGAGCGGCGTTTGGCGTCCGGCGAATTGAACGCCGAAGCCGAGGCCGGCCCCAGCCCATAGCCCATGGTGGTGGCGCCGAGCTCGAAGGGCGGCATGATCGAGAACAGATGGCAGCCTATGTCGGAGGCGATGTGGTGCTTGCCGAGCTCCTGCTCGACAAGCTTCGTCGCGGCGAAGATCGGCCGCTCGGGACAGCCAATGCAAAAGCCCGGCGGACGCCCAGGAACGACATTGATGAGGTCGGCCGTGTCGACGCCCTCGCCCGCCTTGTTCGGCGCGCGCACCTCGCCCGGCAGCAGATGCGGGGCGTGCGCCCGCAGGAAGGAGCCGATGCCGTCGAGCATGACCTGCCCGGTATATTCGCCGGCCATCGGCAGATGCTCCTTGCCGACCAGCCTGGTGCCGCGGCCGGCCTTGTGCAGCATGGCGGCAAAGGCCTGCTCGACATAATTGGGCTGGCCCTCCTCGACCACCAGCACCGCCTGCTTGCCCTCGCAGAAGGCGAGGAACTCGTCGTCGACGAGCGGGTAGACGGCGTTGAGCACGTAAAGCGGCACGTCGGTCTCGCCATAAGTGTCGGCAAGGCCGAGCCGCTGCAGCGCGCGGATGACCGAATTATACATGCCGCCCTGCATGACGATGCCGACCGAGCCGTGGTCCGAGCCGAAGATCTCGTTGATCTTGCGGCTCTTGATGAAATCGACCGCCGCCGGCCAGCGCTTGGCGACCTTTTCCTTCTCATGCAGGAAGGAAGCGGGCGGCAGCACGATGCGGCCGGTGTCGCGGCGCGGCGCCGACAGCGCATCGGCGACCGACATTGGCGGGCGCTTGTTGTCCTTGGCGATGAAATGGCCGTGGACATGGCAGCAACGGATGCGCACCTGCAGCATCACCGGCGTGTTCGACACCTCCGACAGCTCGAAGCCGTCCTCGACCGCCTTGACGATCGAGGGCAGGTTCGGGCGCGGGTCGAGCAGCCAGACCTGGCTCTTCATGGCGAAGGCGTGGCTGCGCTCCTGCATGATGGAGGAGCCCTCGCCATAGTCTTCGCCGACGATGATCAGCGCGCCGCCGGTGACGCCGCCCGAGGCGAGATTGGCCAGTGCATCGGAAGCGACATTGGTGCCGACCGTCGACTTGAAGGTGGCGGCGCCGCGGATCGGATAATGCACGGAGGCAGCGAGCATGGCGGTGGCTGTCGCTTCCGAGGCACTCGCCTCGAAATGCACGCCGAGCTCGCCCAGAATATCCTGCGCGTCGGCCAGCACATCCATCAGATGGCTGATCGGCGCGCCCTGGTAGCCGCCGACATAGCCTACGCCGCACTGCAAGAGCGCCTTGGTGATGGCGAGGATGCCCTCGCCGGCGAATTCCTCGCCGGCCCCTAATCTCAGCTTTTCGACTTCCTTGGCAAAAGACCGTTCGGCCATCTCTGCCTCCTTCCGTTGCCGCCTTCCCGCTGCCACGGGGCGGCGCGTGCATCTAGATTTCGTGCTTGCGGATGTTCTTCAGCATTTTTTGCAGCGTCGCGATCAGCGCGGCGTATTCGGCATCATCGACACCGTCGAACATGGCTTCGAAAGCGTCATGCATTGCAGGCCAGGCGCGGGTGAACAGCGCTCGCCCGTCATCGGTAAGAAAAACGTGGCGGATGCGGCTGTCGGTGACGCCCTGCTCGCGCCGCACCAGGCCCTGGCCCTCCAGCGCGTCGAGCGTGCGGCTCAACGTCGACTGCTCGATGACCGTGTAGACCGAGAGGTCGTTGACGGTGACGCCGTCGGCGACCGACAGCACGGCAAGCGTGCGCACCTGCGGGATGGTCAAGCCCTGCTTGCGGAAGTCGTCGCGCAAAGTGGCGTTGTAGCGGCCCATGATGCGGTTCATCAGATAGGGCGCGAATTGCTGCAGGCCGATCTGGCCGAGGGTCGAAATGCGCTGGCGCTTTTCGGCGAGCTTCTGTTCCATCACAGCCTCCCCGCCAGAAGGAAGCCGGAACCGCCGCCGAGGCCGGCGCCGGGATGGGTCGAGGCGCCGATATGATAGAGGCCCTTGATGCCGGTCTCGTGGTTGCGGCTGGCCTTGAACGGCCGCCACAGGAAGGACTGGTCGATGGTCGACGAGCCGCCATAGGGATCGCCGCCGACCAAGTTGACGTTCATCGCCTCGAGATCGGCCGGCGAATAGGTGCGGCGGGCAATGACCGTTTCGCGGAAACCGTCGATGTGGTTGGCGAGGATCGCCTCGACGCGGTCGGCATAAGCCTCGCGCAGCGCCTCGGTCCAGCGGCCGTCGGCCGGGACATCGAGCTTGCCGGCGGCATCGCCCTTGATGTGACGCGGCGCCTCCGGCAGTTGCAGCCACAGGATGGCCTTGCCCTGAGGGCAGCGCGACGGATCGAGCGCATGCGGCTGGCCGACGCAGATGGTCGGCACTTCCGGCAGCAGGCCGCGCACCGCCTCGTTGCAGGCCTTCGACACGCCATCGAGCCCCGGCGTAAGATGCAGCAGCGCCACCTTGTCGAGGCCCTCGCCGCGCCAGGCCGGCGGCTTGTCCAGCGCATAGTGGATCTGGAAGTTGCCTTTGCCGTAGCGATAAACGCGCGTCGCTTCGACGTCGCGCTTTGGAGCCGTGTCGCCGAGCAGGCGGCCGTAGAGCTGCGTCGGTGTGACCGAGCAGATGACGCTTTTCGCCGCCGTCAGCGTCTCGCCGGAGGCGAGCCGGACGCCGGAGGCACGGCCGCCGGTCTGGACGATCGAGGCGACGTCGGCGTTGACGCGGATCTCGCCGCCGCGCTCCTTGATAAGCGCCTCGAAGGCGGCGAGCAGGTTTTTCGCGCCGCCCTTGACGATCGGCGCGCCGGCTGCCTCCAGCGCGAAGGCGATGACCTTGGCAATCTGGCCGGAGAAGGCGTCTTCCGGGCCGAGCCCGGCATGCAGCACCCAGGGCGCCCAGAGCGCACGGACGACATCGGAGGTGTAAGTCGTTTCCAACCAAGTCCGCGCGGGCACCAGCGCCTCGCCCATGAAGGCGGCGAGGTTGCGCGGGCCGCGCCGCCAAGCCTCGCCGGCGATGAGCTTCGTTGTCGGATAGGACCAGAGCGCGCCGCCGAGCAGGCCGAAGAGCAGCCCGGCGTTGCGCTCGATGCCGCCGACATCGCCGCCGTGGCGATCGCCGTCGCCGGAGGCGATCCGGTTCAGCGCCGCGATGTTGGCGGCGCGGTCGGTGGTGAGCACGGCGTGGCTGCCGTCGGGCGTGAGCACACCGGTGGGTGTCGCCGTGTGGCAGAACTCCAGCCCGTGCCGCGCAAGGTCCTTGCCGAGCGCGGCAAAGGCCGGCGAGGTGATGAACAGCACGAAGGTCGTGGCCATCACGTCATGGACGAAGCCTGGCGCCGTGATCTCCTCGGTGCGCACGCAGCCGCCGATGCGGTCGTTGCGCTCGAGCACGAGCACCTTGACGCCCTTGGCGCCCAGCATCGCCGCGCAGACCAGGGCGTTGATGCCGCTGCCGACGATGATGTGATCGGGGGCGGTCATTGGGCGCTCGCGGATGACAGGAGGCCAATCGGGCTAAGCCGAGTTCCTTCGCGCCCCCCTCTGTCCTGCCGGACATCTCCCCCACAAGGGGGGAGATCAGCCGTCATCGCGGCTTTCGCCAATTGTCCGCGTCGCAGGATCGAGCAGGGCGCCAAAGCTGCCAATCTCTCCCCAAGTGGGGGAGATGGCCGGCAGGCCAGAGGGGGGCACCGTAGAGCGCTGGCCTTGCCAGGCTGCCGCCCTCTCGCTGTCATCACTCCATTGCCCGCAAGCATGATCTTCTCCCGAAGACCGTCGCCTCGCCTATTTGCCCGGCACCAGCGCCAATGCCCGGATCGGGCTGCCGGTGCCGCGCTCGATCTTGAGCGGGGCGGCAATCAGGATCGCGCCCTTCGGCGGCAGCTGGTCGAGGTTGCAGAGGCTGGCGAGTCCGTAACGGTTGGCCTTGTGCATCAGCGTGTGGGCCGGGAATGGCGGCTCCATGCCGCCGGCCTTGCCGGCGTCGGTACCGATCGTCTCCGAGCCCCAGCCCTTGACGTCCTTGGCGATCAGGAACTGGATGGCCTCGGCCGTCGGGCCGGGCGTATGCGGGCCGGTCTCGTTGGCGTTGAGGAACTCGGCTTCCGAGCCGTTGCGCTTGTACCAGTCGGTGCGCATCACCACCCACTCGCCGGGATTGATCGCACCATGCTTGGCTTCCCAGGCCTTGATGTGGTCGACGGTGAGCAGGAAATCGTGGTCGGCGGCGGATTCTTTCGAGCAATCGATGACGTTGACCGGGCCGATGAAATTCTGCGCCGGAATGGTGTCGGTGGCGCCGTCCGGATAGTCCTTGCCGGTGATCCAGTGCTGCGGCGCGTCGAAATGCGTGCCCGAATGCTCGCCGAGCTTCAGCCAGTTCCAGGCCCACCACGGGCCGTTCTTGTCGTATTTGGAGATCTCGTGGATCTCGATCTTCGGCGTGTCGACGGCGAGTTCCGGCGGCAGCTTGATCAGCGGCGTGTTCGGCCCGAGCGGCGCCGTCAGGTCGACCACCTTGATGGCGCCCGAAAGCAGCTGGCCGGCGACCTCGCCGAGGAGTTTCTGCGTGTCCATGGTCTTTTGTTCCCTCTTGTTCGTGACCTTCAAGGCTCGTTGCGGCCCTTAACATACCTACTAGACGAAAACATATGCATCTGCAATTATCTTTAAGCATAAAGCATTTTGGGGCGGGGCGTGAGCGAGTTCGACGCCATCTTTGTCGGGGCGGGCCATAACAGTCTGGCATGCGCCGCGCATTTGGCGCTCAAAGGCTGGAAAATAGCGGTTTTCGAGCGCAGCGAGACGATCGGCGGCGCGGTGCGGACCGCCGAGTACACGCTTCCCGGCTTCCGGCACGATTTCGGCGCGATGAATTTGAGTCTCTTCGCCGGCTCCGCCTTCCACCGGAAATATGCAAATGAATTGAAAAGCCACGGGCTGGAATTCGCGCCGGTGGCCGATTGTTTCGCCAGCGCGTTTCCAGATGGAAAGTGGTTCGGCGTCAGCCACGATCTGGAAAAGACCGCGTCGCGGCTGGCCGCCTTCTCCGCGGCGGATGCAGCCACATGGCGCCGGCTGGTTGGCGCCTTTCCCGGCGAAGCCGAGCATCTGTTCCGCCTGCTGGGCTCGCCGATGAGCGCAAGGGCGCTGGCCGGCACGGGCTGGAATCTGTGGCGCAAGAAGGGCCTGGCCGGCGCGCTCGATACGGCTCGATTGCTGTTGTCGTCGCCTCGCGCCTGGCTCGAGGAAAATTTCGAGACGCCGCATGTGCGCACGACCCTCGCGGCCTGGGGCATGCATCTCGATTTCGCGCCCGACATCGCCGGCGGCGCAGTGTTCCCTTACCTGGAATCGATGGCCAACCAGAGTTTCGGCATGGTGCTGGGCAAGGGCGGCGCCGACACCATCATCCGCGCGCTGGCCGGCATGGTGACGGTGGCCGGCGGCCAGATCACGACCGGCGCGGAGATCGCCGAGATCACGGTTTCCGGCGGCATGGCGACCGGCGTGCGGCTGGCATCCGGCGAAACCCATAGCGCGACCAAGGCCGTCATTGCCGGTGTCGCGCCGAAGGCGCTGCCGGGCAAGCTGCTGCCCAATGGCTCTGGCGACGCCGGCTTCGATGCGGCGATGAAGACATTCCGCCACGCGCCGGGCACGATGATGATCCATCTGGCGCTGGACGACCTGCCCGACTGGAGCGCGGGCGCGGAACTTCGCCAGTTCGCCTATGTGCATCTGGCGCCGTCGCTCGATGCCATGTCGCGCGTCTATCAGCAGGCGATCGCCGGGCTGCTGCCTGAGCAGCCGGTGCTGGTCGTCGGCCAGCCGACGGCTGTCGATCCCTCGCGAGCGCCGCAAGGCAAGCATGTGCTGTGGGTGCAGGTGCGCATGCTGCCGGCGGAGATCCTTGGCGACACCGCGGGCAAGATCGCGCCTGCGCACTGGGATGCGGTCAAGGACGCCTATGCCGAGCGCGCGCTCGACATCATCGAGAGTTATGCGCCGGGTTTGCGCAGCAAGATTCTTGGCCGCGCGATCTTCTCGCCGCTCGACCTCGAGCGTGAGAATCCGAACCTCGTCGGCGGCGACCAGATCTGCGGCAGCCATCACCTGGCGCAGAATTTTCTCTTCCGCCCGGCGCGCGGCTTCGCGCGCTGGAACACGCCGGTCGCCAATCTTTACCTCACCGGCGCCGCGACATGGCCCGGCGCCGGCACGGCCGCGGGCTCGGGCTATATGCTCGCCCAACAGCTGGGAGGAAGTTGAGCCGAAGAAATCCGGGATGGACAAGGCGCGGTTGCCCACCCCCGAATGAAAACGCCGCGCGGACAAATGACAACCAACAAGGGGAACGACCATGACCATCAACAGACGTGACTTGCTTGGGTACGGCGCCGCGGCGATCGGTGCTGCGACGCTCGGCCTGCCGAGGGCGGCAAAGGCGGCGGACGAGCTCACCATCGCCTACAACGTCAACCTGCCATCATGGGACCCGACGACCGGACCCTCGGCCGTCAACCCGACCATCCAGGGCCTGTACCAGTCGGTGTTCGATCAGATCATCGGCCAGAAGCCCGATCTTTCCTTCACGCCGGGCCTGCTCACCGAATGGGGCTGGAACGACGACCGCACCAAGGTAACGATGACGGTGCGCGACGGCGTGAAATGGCATGACGGATCGCCCTTCACACCGGAAGACGTCGTGTGGTCGCTGCAGCGGGCTGGCGACGAGAAGACCGGCAATCCGATCCAGTTCGTCTGGAAGAACGTCAACAATTTCAAGATCGACGGCAACAAGATCACCGGCGACGTCGTGCAGTTCGACCCGGTCTATTTCAAGTGGATGTCTTTCCTGACCGGCTACATCCTGCCCAAGGCCTATTACGAGAAGGTCGGCGCGGAAGGCTTCGAGAAGGCGCCGATCGGCACCGGTCCCTATATGGTCGACAAGTTCGAGCGCAATGCGTTCCTGCGGCTCAAGGCCAACCCGCACTATTGGGGCACTAAGCCCGCCTTCGAGAATGTGACGATCAAATTCGTCACCGACGCGGCAAGCCGCGTCGCCGAGATCGAATCCGGCTCCTCGCAGGTGACGCTTGAAATCCCCTATGAGGAATATGACCGGCTGATCGCCAAGGACGGGCTGGCCGGCTCGATCAAGAACGTCTCCGACATCGGCATGATCTTTTTCAACGACATCGAGGCGATGCTGGACAAGAATGTCCGCCAGGCGGCCGTGATGGCTGTCGACAAGGAGCTTCTGGTCAAGCGGCTGCTGCGCGGCTACGGCCAGCCGATCGCGACGCTGGAGACGCCGGAATACACCGCCTTCGATCCATCGATCAAAGTCGAGCACAATCCGGAGAAGGCCAAGGAGCTGCTCGCCGCCTCCGGCTATTCGCCCAAGAAGCCGGTCAAGTTCACTATTCAGACGACCAAGGGCTTCAAGCCCAAGGATTACGAGATGATCCAGGCGATCGTCGGCATGTGGCGCAAGGTCGGCATCGAGGCCAATATCGAGGTCTACGAGATCGCCAAGCATTACGAGCTGCGCGCCGCCGACAAGCTGGCGCCGGCCGCCTTCTACAACTGGGGCAACTCGATCGGCGATCCGACCACCTCGACCGGCTTTGCCATGTATGGCCCGAGCCCGCATTCGGTTTGGGACAGCCAGGACCTGATCGACATGATCAACCCGCTGTGGGGCGAGAAGGACGAGACCAAGCGCATCGCCGGCTGGAAGGCCGTCGACAAATACATCGCCGAGCAGGCCTACGTGCTGCCCCTGATCCAATATGCGCAACCGATCGTGCACTCGAAGAAGGTCAATGTCGTGCAGCATGTGTCCGGCGCGCTGCTACCGGCGCTGATGACCCCGGCCTGATTGTCGGCCTTGCTCCTGCCGGTCTTCGCCCGGCAGGCCCCCTCATCCGGCCCTTCGGGCCACCTTCTCCCCGGAGGGGAGAAGAGGCTGGCTCAGCCGTCGGCGACCTCTTCTCCCCTCGGGGAGAAGGTGGCCGTGAAGCGGTCGGATGAGGGGGAGTTCGTTAGAGTGATTACGCCCGCATGCTGCTGCAAAGATTCCTCGTTCGTCTGCTGACGATGCTGGTGACGCTGTTCGGCGTCGCCATCGTCGTCTTCGTCGTCATCCGCGTGGCGCCCGGCGACCCGATCGCCATGATGCTGCCGCCCGGCGCCAGCAATGACGACATTGCGCGGCTTCGCGCGCTCTATGGGCTGGATAAGTCGATCGTGCAGCAGTTCTTCATCTGGCTCGGCGGCGTGCTGCACGGCGATTTCGGCACCTCGATCTCGCTGCGCCAGGATGTGCTGGGGCTGGTGTTCAACCGGCTGCCGGCGACGCTGGAGCTTGCGACCGTGGCGCTGCTGATGGCGATCGCGATCGGCGCCACCGCCGCGATCCTCGGCGCGCGCTCGCGCGGCACGGCGATAGAGGCCGGCATCGACATCGCCAGCGGCGCGACGCTCTCCATCCCCGATTTCCTGTGGGGCCTGGTGCTGATCCTGCTGTTCGGCGTGCTGGTGCCGGTGTTCGACATTTCGGGCCGGGTGTCGCCGCAGCTCGATTTGCCTTTCGCCACCCAGTTCTATCTGGCCGAGAGCATCCTCAGGCTCCGCTTCGACCTCACCTGGGATCTGCTGAAACACATGCTGATGCCGGCAGTCGCGCTGGCGCTGCCGCTGGCGGCGATCATCGCGCAGCTCTTGAAACAGTCGCTGAAGGAAGTGCTCGACCTCGACTATGTGGTGCTGGCGCGCGTGAAGGGGTTTTCCGAGACGCAGGTGATCCTGCGCGAGGCGCTGAAGAACGCGGCATTGCCGACGCTGACGCTGGTCGGCGTGCAGTTCACCTTCCTCATCGGCGGCACCGTCATCGTCGAGCGGCTGTTCTCCTATGAGGGGCTCGGCAACATGGCGATCGACGCCGTCATCAACCGCGACCTGCCGCTGATCCAGGGCATCGTGCTGGTGTTCGCGCTGCTTTTCGTGCTGATCAACCTCGCCGTCGACATGACGTATGCGCTGCTCAATCCGAGGCTGCGCCATGGATGAGGCGAGTGTCGCCCGACGCGGCTTGAGCCCGCGGCTGTGGCTGGCCGGCGGCTGGCTTGTGCTGGCGCTGCTGGCGGCGATCTTCGCGCCGCTGATCGCGCCGCAGGATCCCCTGGCGCAGGACCTGATGCTGGAGCGCCTGCCGCCCTTCTGGCTCGACGGCGCCGAGCCCGGCTATTGGCTGGGCACCGACAGCCTCGGCCGGGACCTGCTGTCGCGCCTGATTTTCGGCGGCCGCATCGCCTTCATC includes the following:
- a CDS encoding GCG_CRPN prefix-to-repeats domain-containing protein, which gives rise to MFAKYFLPIAIAAGTLMLSGVGSQAMPMAKPGASPLPIETVGWRCGPGWHASRWGNCVPNGRRFIRPVRHWHPGFWAHHRWHPGYWN
- a CDS encoding indolepyruvate oxidoreductase subunit beta family protein; protein product: MLDQASPLRPKAGAYDDERVIKLAVLAVGGQGGGVLADWITDVAERNGYIAQSTSVAGVAQRTGATIYYIEMARDTGRLPVFALSPSQGDVDILIAAELMEAGRAIIRGFVTPERTTLITSSHRIAAVSEKIEPGDGRASSEKVHATAQAAAKRFIAFDMEKIAADNGTMISASLLGALAGSDALPFTRETYEQAIGAGGRGVKPSLAAFGAAYDRARGIAAAAAGEKAAGEHAVAQPKSTAKVSGPETLLKGWQELAGRVALLPEPVRDMAERGLKKVVDYQGIAYGGEYLDRLDKAVALDNAERGYTLSIAAAKHLANAMCYDDMIRVADLKTRSTRDKRVRKEVGVKEGSVLQVTEYFHPRIEEFCGTLPAGLGSYIESRPKLAAFLDRRINRGRHIRTDSFTGFAMLWFIGGLRRWRRRLLRHRVEVEHLERWYDLALGKAREDYALGVEILNCRRLIKGYSDTHARAQSKFDRVLSALPMLKGREDAADWIRRLREAALKDEKGDMLDGALKTVATLNEGAAR
- a CDS encoding DUF1501 domain-containing protein, whose protein sequence is MSLLCETPSLSRRAVLMTGGALFAWAYLPRFARAAENRDPRLIVIVLRGALDGLSTVGPVGDPDYAGLHGDIALSLSGANPALPLDGFFAVNPAMPVFARLFKAGQAAVVHAAATGYRDRSHFDGQDVLESGLPGPGNATTGWLNRALASLPAGERVAKLGGLAVGPSTPLVIRGGAPVLGWAPQTLPTPGDALAERVLDLYNHRDPVLAAALQKGLDADRMALGDQLDGKTMKPKGGLDNAVGMRQSAQGAARLMAADDGPRIAALAFDGWDTHVNEGGATGRLANLLGGLDGAFEEFEKGLGERWRDTAVVAITEFGRTARINGTVGTDHGTGTVVLLAGGAIKGGRVIADWPGLKPAQLYEGRDLAPTSDVRAVLKGLLADQFGLSAAVLGDKVFPESAAVKPMRDLVA
- a CDS encoding indolepyruvate ferredoxin oxidoreductase subunit alpha, whose amino-acid sequence is MAERSFAKEVEKLRLGAGEEFAGEGILAITKALLQCGVGYVGGYQGAPISHLMDVLADAQDILGELGVHFEASASEATATAMLAASVHYPIRGAATFKSTVGTNVASDALANLASGGVTGGALIIVGEDYGEGSSIMQERSHAFAMKSQVWLLDPRPNLPSIVKAVEDGFELSEVSNTPVMLQVRIRCCHVHGHFIAKDNKRPPMSVADALSAPRRDTGRIVLPPASFLHEKEKVAKRWPAAVDFIKSRKINEIFGSDHGSVGIVMQGGMYNSVIRALQRLGLADTYGETDVPLYVLNAVYPLVDDEFLAFCEGKQAVLVVEEGQPNYVEQAFAAMLHKAGRGTRLVGKEHLPMAGEYTGQVMLDGIGSFLRAHAPHLLPGEVRAPNKAGEGVDTADLINVVPGRPPGFCIGCPERPIFAATKLVEQELGKHHIASDIGCHLFSIMPPFELGATTMGYGLGPASASAFNSPDAKRRSISFVGDGGFWHNGLTSSIGNAVFNKNDGVIVIVDNFYSAATGGQDILSSRANNRTKSTKHPIDEAVKGMGVKWLRHIDRTYDVGKMQAALREALTTEEKGPKVIVASSECMLNRQRREKPLVDKAIKGGERVVKPKFGVDEDICTGDHACMRLSGCPSLSVKSLDDPLRDDPVASIDQNCVGCGNCGEVADAAVLCPSFYRADVVHNPGRWDRFLEGARRAVIGLLQRRRESRRLTFADA
- a CDS encoding phytoene desaturase family protein → MTAPDHIIVGSGINALVCAAMLGAKGVKVLVLERNDRIGGCVRTEEITAPGFVHDVMATTFVLFITSPAFAALGKDLARHGLEFCHTATPTGVLTPDGSHAVLTTDRAANIAALNRIASGDGDRHGGDVGGIERNAGLLFGLLGGALWSYPTTKLIAGEAWRRGPRNLAAFMGEALVPARTWLETTYTSDVVRALWAPWVLHAGLGPEDAFSGQIAKVIAFALEAAGAPIVKGGAKNLLAAFEALIKERGGEIRVNADVASIVQTGGRASGVRLASGETLTAAKSVICSVTPTQLYGRLLGDTAPKRDVEATRVYRYGKGNFQIHYALDKPPAWRGEGLDKVALLHLTPGLDGVSKACNEAVRGLLPEVPTICVGQPHALDPSRCPQGKAILWLQLPEAPRHIKGDAAGKLDVPADGRWTEALREAYADRVEAILANHIDGFRETVIARRTYSPADLEAMNVNLVGGDPYGGSSTIDQSFLWRPFKASRNHETGIKGLYHIGASTHPGAGLGGGSGFLLAGRL
- a CDS encoding MarR family winged helix-turn-helix transcriptional regulator, which codes for MEQKLAEKRQRISTLGQIGLQQFAPYLMNRIMGRYNATLRDDFRKQGLTIPQVRTLAVLSVADGVTVNDLSVYTVIEQSTLSRTLDALEGQGLVRREQGVTDSRIRHVFLTDDGRALFTRAWPAMHDAFEAMFDGVDDAEYAALIATLQKMLKNIRKHEI